AAACACGTTTAAACAAGTTATTATACATATAAACCCCTTTTGTTTGGAAATGTAAGAGTTAATGTATATTCAAATTTTATTTTTGAAAAATTCTTAATACTTTTTTGAAAAGTTCTTAATTATGGCTTTAAATCAAAATATTGTTTCTTAATTTTAATATTGCGAAGTCAAAATAATGACATTGTGAAGACCTATACATAAATCTATCTATAACTTAATAGTGAGTAAATATTTAAATTATTTTGTATATGATTGGAAAAAGCGAAAATATAATTCTATTAGTCTCTAACTCTGTGTAATAGTACTTTAGATTGATCTGCATATCTTACACCAACATATATCGATATTAATACACAAAACATACCTAGAAATGTCGTTATGTGAAATGGTTCATTTAAAAATATTATTGCTAATATTGCCGAACTTATAGGAATAACCCCAGTCATTAATGCCGCTGTATTTGAGTCTATTTTAGCAATTCCTCTATTATAAAATGTATAAAAGAGAGCTCCACTAAACAAGCCAATAAAAAAACTTAATATCCATATTTTTGAATCTATTTGAAAGAAATTGATTTCCCTTGCAGAATAAATAGCAAAAGGTAAACAAAACAATCCATTTAATAAATTAATGAATAATCCTGAAACTATAGGACAGACTTTAATTTTAATCATTTTTGCAAATATTGTAAATAATGCTTCTGGTACCATTGCTAAAAATACTATAAAATTCCCTAAAATCATTTGCTCAGAAGTGTGCTCTAAAATTTTATCATTCGCTACTTGCCCTGGAATTCTAGTCAAAT
This is a stretch of genomic DNA from Pigmentibacter ruber. It encodes these proteins:
- a CDS encoding DMT family transporter, yielding MKKNNNYLIGVFEIGIANSFVGVNIILNKFLIEKAPLMLLLELRYIFGVLILLFMAIIMKKFKFYIEDNKFNSYDWFIYILMALSGGVFFNFIYMYGLNKTTATSVGIIGSSIPTIIVIFSYLFLRQPLKRIHVLSVCLVVLGIMILNLTRIPGQVANDKILEHTSEQMILGNFIVFLAMVPEALFTIFAKMIKIKVCPIVSGLFINLLNGLFCLPFAIYSAREINFFQIDSKIWILSFFIGLFSGALFYTFYNRGIAKIDSNTAALMTGVIPISSAILAIIFLNEPFHITTFLGMFCVLISIYVGVRYADQSKVLLHRVRD